The following coding sequences lie in one Melopsittacus undulatus isolate bMelUnd1 chromosome 9, bMelUnd1.mat.Z, whole genome shotgun sequence genomic window:
- the MRPS25 gene encoding small ribosomal subunit protein mS25: MPMKGRFPIRRTLQYLSQGDIVFKSSVKVMTVNYNTSGELSEGARKFVFFNIPQIQYKNPWVQIMLFKNMTPSPFLRFYLDNGEQVLVDVEDKTNKEITEHIKKILGKSKETLEKEEREKKKLSHPATFGPKKYHLRECMCEIEGQVPCPAFVPLPKEMRGKYKAAMKNEASD, encoded by the exons ATGCCGATGAAGGGCCGGTTCCCCATCCGGCGCACGCTGCAGTACCTCAGCCAGGGCGACATCGTCTTCAAAAGCTCGGTGAAGGTGATGACCGTGAACTACAACACGTCGGGAGAGCTCAGCGAGGGGGCGAG AAAGTTTGTGTTTTTCAACATCCCGCAGATCCAGTACAAGAACCCCTGGGTGCAGATCATGCTCTTCAAGAACATGACCCCCTCGCCCTTCCTCCGGTTCTACCTGG ACAATGGAGAACAAGTTTTGGTTGACGTGGAAGATAAAACCAACAAAGAGATTACTGAGCACATTAAGAAAATCCTGGGGAAAAGCAA AGAAACACTTGAaaaagaggagagggaaaagaaaaaactgtcaCATCCGGCAACATTTGGGCCCAAGAAATACCATCTGCGAGAATGCATGTGTGAAATTGAAGGCCAGGTTCCCTGCCCTGCTTTTGTGCCACTGCCCAAAGAGATGAGGGGAAAATacaaagcagcaatgaaaaatgaagcatcAGACTGA